Proteins from one Triticum aestivum cultivar Chinese Spring chromosome 7A, IWGSC CS RefSeq v2.1, whole genome shotgun sequence genomic window:
- the LOC123153355 gene encoding uncharacterized protein: protein MSSDFDEEDQNVPYAHPPGPPLLDRADIVRLRWHASDRAPLHDNRQQVLLEVHDASAAAAGDRLGLDLVAVLDVSKSMRKKDRLGKMKTAMHFVINKLGPKDRLSIVKFSEEAERLCSLLSVTPVNKPHLMNIVDSLQVIDPTNIRDGLETALGVLARRRITGGRVASIFLLSDGDENIGHATNVDVSDVPVYTFGFGTDFDPKVLDEIARRSKGGTFNFVDDGENMTEPFSQILGGLLSIVVQDLKLIVSPQPGDSILEDVDSRLYQQTRDDNSGAVIVHFGDLFAGEIRRVIAHIRLPAVGQKKNATAIVAQCSYSVRGQPFYSRRLPVPMRRTPTGSADPSRTMPGGLRTERARRQHVTFLDEVRTMADGGDLHGAQGKLVEARNDIAHEQSNPMIDFLRATLDKLMALITSPDQHAGFRAYLRSLRTSHDRERVAATGDVKGVRLFETRHTSAFRGQAKRFEKQATMGQRPPAHHGSNFNEEDDTNRLRQREEGRTRMERPVAVEARNNRPWKTWWGDDDKRHRSSARSTSACAWVLCILCVLLVIGAIVLGVLLFAVYNHKMPYLAVADAQLGALQYAGQDGTVQNLQLSIAFLAINKDSRADASFSRVNLALKLQGVDMLLFRAPPFVVPPDSSMPLQYNDVVSTGRRLDKAGMRSMDKSLNAGVVPFDLHGKVRTRGNTGIFQNTQFWTRFSCRLRFFFPGNGTVLPADRRSCRSRWP, encoded by the exons ATGTCGTCCGATTTCGACGAAGAAGACCAGAACGTCCCTTATGCACATCCACCAG GCCCGCCTCTGCTGGACAGAGCGGACATCGTGCGGCTCAGGTGGCACGCCAGCGACCGGGCGCCGCTGCACGACAACCGGCAGCAGGTGCTGCTGGAGGTCCacgacgcgtccgccgccgccgccggcgaccgcctCGGGCTGGATCTCGTGGCCGTCCTGGACGTCAGCAAGAGCATGAGGAAGAAGGACCGGCTGGGCAAGATGAAGACCGCCATGCACTTCGTCATCAACAAGCTCGGGCCCAAGGACCGCCTCTCCATTGTCAAGTTCTCCGAGGAGGCTGAGAGGCTGTGCTCGCTCCTCTCCGTCACCCCCGTTAACAAGCCACACCTCATGAACATCGTCGACAGCCTGCAAGTCATCGACCCCACCAACATAAGAGACGGCCTCGAGACCGCCCTCGGCGTCCTCGCCCGCCGACGCATCACCGGCGGCCGCGTCGCCAGCATCTTTCTCTTGTCCGACGGGGACGAGAACATAGGGCATGCGACCAACGTTGATGTCAGTGATGTGCCGGTCTACACGTTTGGTTTTGGTACTGACTTCGATCCCAAG GTGCTGGACGAGATTGCAAGGCGGAGCAAAGGAGGAACATTCAACTTCGTAGATGACGGGGAGAACATGACCGAGCCCTTCTCGCAGATCCTGGGTGGCCTCCTCAGCATCGTTGTCCAGGACCTCAAGCTCATCGTGTCCCCACAGCCAGGCGACTCCATACTAGAGGACGTGGACTCCCGTCTCTACCAGCAAACACGGGACGACAACTCCGGCGCGGTAATCGTCCATTTCGGCGATCTCTTCGCCGGAGAAATACGCAGGGTTATCGCCCACATCCGCCTCCCTGCCGTCGGCCAGAAGAAGAACGCCACTGCCATCGTCGCCCAGTGCTCCTATAG TGTTCGGGGACAACCTTTCTACTCCCGTAGACTGCCGGTCCCTATGCGCCGCACCCCAACCGGATCGGCTGACCCGAGCCGCACGATGCCGGGGGGGCTGAGGACCGAGCGGGCCCGCCGGCAGCACGTAACCTTCCTAGACGAGGTGCGTACGATGGCGGACGGCGGTGACCTCCACGGCGCCCAAGGGAAGCTGGTGGAGGCCAGGAACGATATTGCACATGAGCAGTCCAACCCCATGATCGACTTCCTCAGGGCCACGCTGGACAAGCTCATGGCGCTCATCACGTCGCCGGATCAACACGCCGGCTTCCGCGCCTACCTGCGGTCGCTCAGGACGTCGCATGACCGCGAGCGCGTGGCGGCCACGGGCGACGTCAAGGGCGTCAGGCTCTTCGAGACGCGGCACACGAGTGCTTTCCGGGGGCAGGCCAAGCGGTTTGAGAAGCAGGCCACCATGGGGCAGCGGCCGCCGGCCCACCACGGCTCCAACTTCAACGAGGAGGACGACACGAATAGACTCAGACAAAGAGAAGAGGGCCGCACGCGCATGGAGAGGCCGGTTGCGGTGGAGGCGAGGAACAATAGGCCCTGGAAGACCTGGTGGGGGGACGACGACAAGCGGCACAGGAGCTCCGCCAGGTCCACGTCCGCGTGTGCGTGGGTGCTGTGCATCCTGTGCGTGCTGCTcgtcatcggcgccatcgtcctcgGCGTCCTGCTGTTCGCCGTCTACAACCACAAGATGCCGTACCTGGCGGTCGCCGACGCGCAGCTGGGGGCGCTCCAGTACGCGGGCCAGGACGGCACCGTCCAGAACCTTCAGCTCTCCATCGCCTTCCTGGCCATCAACAAGGACTCCAGGGCGGACGCCTCTTTCTCCCGCGTCAACCTCGCCCTCAAGCTCCAAGGAGTCGACATGCTTCTCTTCCGTGCGCCGCCGTTCGTGGTGCCACCGGATAGCTCCATGCCGCTGCAGTACAACGACGTGGTGTCCACGGGGCGCAGGCTGGACAAGGCTGGGATGCGCTCCATGGACAAGTCGCTCAACGCCGGCGTCGTGCCGTTCGACCTCCACGGCAAGGTGCGCACGCGCGGGAACACGGGCATCTTCCAGAACACCCAGTTCTGGACGCGCTTCTCGTGCCGTCTACGCTTCTTCTTCCCCGGTAACGGCACCGTCCTCCCCGCAGACCGCCGCAGTTGCCGCTCCAGGTGGCCGTAG